A stretch of Candidatus Aminicenantes bacterium DNA encodes these proteins:
- a CDS encoding NADH-quinone oxidoreductase subunit L, translated as MTNNIQTIILLTIFVPIIGSLTIPLAGLISKKARSFWSVLIALATTSCSMLLIPFALKGGELAFRKTMALGLDFVLVADGLSVFMAVASSFIGALIVVYSLGYIGHEENQNEYYLIVLLFIGAMMGLVFSANLIFMYLFWEIAAIACWRLIGFYRGKEHVLKADKAFLVTFFGAVFMLLGFIMIYNQTGTFDITAMRGVLIPGTAVMLILLGMFSKSATVPLHTWLPDAGVAPTTVTALLHAAVLVKIGVYAYARLFCYTFKLPWGWQQAIPIIVVFSSLVAAAAAAVENDLKRILAYSTVSQIGYIFLGFSVLNPVGIAGALLFILMHGLAKAGLFLCAGIVIHATHQRDIRQMGGLFKTMPWTAMAFIFCAFSVIGIPPFGGFFSKFMVIAGTVQSGRIWVAAAALFAAVLTMFYLFKVFSLVFLGEAKGEHKEGTRSMVFVVVLLAVLSLLAGFLVAYPMKLVNVATNEIIRWIQ; from the coding sequence ATGACAAACAACATACAAACCATCATTCTACTGACGATTTTTGTGCCCATCATCGGCTCCCTGACCATCCCCCTGGCCGGCTTGATCTCCAAAAAGGCCCGATCGTTCTGGTCGGTGCTGATCGCCCTGGCCACCACCTCCTGCTCCATGCTGCTGATCCCGTTCGCCCTGAAGGGCGGCGAGCTCGCCTTCCGCAAAACCATGGCCCTCGGCCTCGACTTCGTCCTGGTCGCCGACGGGCTGTCGGTTTTCATGGCCGTCGCCTCCTCCTTCATCGGCGCGCTGATCGTCGTCTACTCGTTGGGGTATATCGGCCACGAGGAAAACCAGAACGAGTATTACCTGATCGTCCTGCTTTTCATCGGCGCCATGATGGGCCTGGTGTTTTCGGCCAACCTGATCTTCATGTACCTGTTCTGGGAGATCGCCGCCATCGCCTGCTGGCGCTTGATCGGGTTCTACCGGGGCAAGGAGCACGTGCTCAAGGCGGACAAGGCCTTCCTGGTGACGTTCTTCGGCGCCGTGTTCATGCTGCTGGGCTTCATCATGATCTACAACCAGACCGGCACCTTCGACATCACCGCCATGCGCGGCGTCCTCATCCCGGGCACGGCCGTAATGCTGATCCTGCTTGGCATGTTCTCCAAGTCGGCCACCGTGCCGCTGCACACCTGGCTCCCGGACGCCGGCGTGGCGCCGACCACCGTCACCGCCCTGCTGCACGCGGCGGTGCTGGTCAAGATCGGCGTCTACGCCTACGCGCGCCTGTTCTGCTACACCTTCAAGCTCCCCTGGGGCTGGCAGCAGGCCATCCCGATTATCGTCGTCTTCTCCAGCCTGGTGGCCGCCGCGGCCGCCGCCGTGGAGAACGACCTCAAGCGCATCCTGGCCTACTCCACCGTCAGCCAGATCGGCTACATCTTCCTGGGCTTCTCCGTGCTGAACCCGGTGGGCATCGCCGGCGCGCTGCTGTTCATCCTGATGCACGGCCTGGCCAAGGCCGGCCTCTTCCTTTGCGCCGGCATCGTCATCCACGCCACCCACCAGCGCGACATCCGCCAGATGGGCGGCTTGTTCAAGACCATGCCCTGGACGGCCATGGCCTTCATCTTCTGCGCCTTCTCGGTCATCGGCATCCCGCCCTTCGGCGGCTTCTTCTCCAAGTTCATGGTCATCGCCGGCACCGTGCAGTCGGGCCGCATCTGGGTAGCCGCTGCGGCGCTTTTCGCCGCCGTGCTGACCATGTTCTACCTTTTCAAGGTGTTCAGCCTGGTCTTCCTGGGCGAAGCGAAGGGTGAGCACAAGGAGGGGACACGCTCCATGGTCTTCGTGGTCGTGCTGCTGGCCGTCCTCTCGCTTTTGGCCGGATTTTTAGTCGCTTACCCCATGAAGCTCGTCAACGTGGCCACGAACGAAATCATCAGGTGGATACAATGA